A stretch of Pirellulales bacterium DNA encodes these proteins:
- a CDS encoding SEC-C domain-containing protein: MEVLERIWELVAGIGNGILGRFERLITALFGSANARFLKKMQPKVAAINALEPKYEAMSDEELREQTAIFRRRLDAGESLDDLLVEAFAVARESGRRFLGMRHYDVQLIGGMILHSGAIAEMVTGEGKTLVATLPAYLNALSGKGVHIITVNDYLARRDMEWMGPLYTNLGLTVGAIQGGMDSGERQKAYACEITYGTNNEFGFDYLRDNMRIAARGDDRYPKRDQQAQGKLNFAIVDEVDNILIDEARTPLIISGPARDDVTKYLKADKIARQLIPDVHFEVKEKEHSASLTDEGVRAAEKLAGVESFYTAGNMQWPHLIDNSLKAHHLYKRDVNYVVQQGRVVIVDEFTGRLMEGRQWSDGLHQAVEAKEGVPIKEENQTLATITLQNFFKLYNKLAGMTGTALTEAGEFWKIYKLDVIGVPTNRAMQRIEHPDVIYRTEKEKYVAAADEIERLNRYTTVELKNGSWCIGKLLSEDDTSVVIEDIDTRKKETIGRDKVKHVQPPGRPILVGTVSIEKSERLSSLLDRRGVKHEVLNAKHHKREAEIVAQAGRLGAVTIATNMAGRGTDIILGGNAETMAWAQLQDKYPTRLEVPHDEWDQLVHQIERREKMKEQGAEVKVLGGLHIIGTERHESRRIDLQLRGRCGRQGDPGSSRFYLSLEDDLMRIFAGEWVKNILTRMGMKEGEAIESKMVTRRIEGAQKKVEERNFEIRKNLLEYDEVMDEQRKRVYGYRQRILDGDNCRDLMIEMIDRQIDHALETVLDPDYGAESFSAAAGAALGVQLEPRDFRNTSADDAVRLAFAEAARQAESQVYDAIEENLPSDDEEDQWNWNALAHWSNTRWGTNYRDRDLKKIGRAMLDEQLVHDARKALDGVDLGPCARYLEPDHGVKTACAWLRDKFAVELSPADMGAIEPKEFRRLALERARAAYDERESEFPVLAGLVRFAQRDATGQKVGLHREELVAWVKQRFGVDMSLDDLRSKQRDEVVKMLVEYSRQSSRRANELALEGARRVDALFAEGGSQTTLGQATGNNGKLDDLAGWLREACQCEVDQQQLAKLDQDEARRRVMQAIEDRYRPEMRRLERSLLLQILDQGWKEHLLTMDHLRSSVGLRGYAQVDPKVEYKREGMRLFEEMWRSVGNYVTDLIFKMEQLDEGFVGSTWKESAAIHEEAPAAAQMSEQQRAAIEGSEGQTKVEPIRNREEKVGRNAPCPCGSGKKYKNCCGARGG; the protein is encoded by the coding sequence ATGGAAGTCTTGGAACGAATTTGGGAACTCGTCGCCGGCATCGGCAACGGAATTCTCGGCCGATTCGAGCGGCTGATCACCGCGCTATTCGGGTCGGCGAACGCCCGGTTTCTCAAGAAGATGCAGCCGAAGGTCGCCGCGATCAACGCGCTGGAGCCCAAGTACGAGGCGATGAGCGACGAGGAGCTCCGCGAGCAGACGGCGATCTTTCGCCGCCGGCTCGACGCGGGGGAATCGCTCGACGACCTGCTGGTCGAAGCGTTCGCGGTCGCACGCGAGTCGGGCCGACGCTTCCTGGGGATGCGCCATTACGACGTCCAGCTTATCGGCGGCATGATTCTCCACAGCGGCGCGATCGCCGAAATGGTCACCGGCGAAGGAAAGACGCTGGTCGCCACCTTGCCGGCGTATCTCAATGCGCTCTCCGGCAAGGGGGTCCACATCATCACGGTGAACGACTACCTCGCGCGCCGCGACATGGAGTGGATGGGCCCGCTCTACACGAACCTGGGACTCACCGTCGGCGCCATCCAGGGCGGCATGGACAGCGGCGAGCGGCAGAAGGCCTACGCCTGCGAAATCACCTACGGCACGAACAACGAGTTCGGGTTCGATTACCTGCGCGACAACATGCGGATCGCCGCCCGCGGGGACGACCGTTACCCCAAGCGGGATCAGCAGGCCCAGGGGAAGCTGAATTTCGCGATCGTCGACGAGGTGGACAACATCCTCATCGACGAGGCCCGGACCCCGCTGATCATCTCCGGCCCGGCTCGCGACGACGTCACGAAGTACCTGAAGGCCGACAAGATCGCCCGGCAACTGATCCCCGACGTTCACTTCGAGGTCAAGGAGAAGGAGCACTCCGCCAGTCTGACCGACGAAGGGGTGCGGGCGGCCGAGAAGCTGGCCGGGGTGGAAAGCTTCTACACGGCCGGCAACATGCAGTGGCCCCACTTGATCGACAATTCGCTCAAGGCTCACCACCTGTACAAGCGCGACGTCAACTACGTCGTCCAGCAGGGGCGGGTGGTCATCGTCGACGAGTTCACGGGCCGACTCATGGAAGGTCGGCAGTGGAGCGACGGCCTGCATCAGGCGGTCGAGGCGAAGGAAGGCGTGCCGATCAAAGAGGAAAATCAGACCCTGGCGACGATCACGCTGCAGAACTTTTTCAAGCTTTACAACAAACTCGCCGGCATGACGGGGACCGCGCTCACCGAGGCGGGCGAGTTCTGGAAGATCTACAAACTCGACGTCATCGGCGTGCCGACGAACCGCGCGATGCAGCGGATCGAGCACCCCGACGTCATCTACCGCACCGAGAAGGAAAAGTACGTCGCCGCCGCCGACGAAATCGAGCGGCTCAACCGCTATACGACCGTCGAGCTGAAGAACGGATCGTGGTGCATCGGCAAACTGTTGAGCGAGGACGATACTTCGGTCGTGATCGAGGATATCGACACCCGCAAGAAAGAGACGATCGGCCGAGACAAGGTCAAGCACGTCCAACCCCCGGGGCGACCGATTCTGGTCGGCACGGTGTCGATCGAGAAGAGCGAACGACTGAGCAGCCTGCTCGACCGCCGCGGCGTGAAACACGAGGTGCTCAATGCGAAGCATCACAAACGCGAGGCCGAGATCGTCGCGCAAGCAGGACGATTGGGCGCCGTGACGATCGCCACGAACATGGCGGGGCGCGGGACCGACATCATCCTCGGCGGCAACGCCGAGACGATGGCATGGGCCCAATTGCAGGACAAGTACCCGACCCGGCTCGAAGTGCCCCACGACGAGTGGGACCAACTGGTCCACCAAATCGAACGCCGCGAGAAGATGAAAGAGCAGGGGGCCGAGGTGAAGGTCCTCGGCGGTCTGCACATCATCGGCACCGAACGCCACGAGTCGCGACGGATCGATCTGCAGCTTCGCGGCCGGTGCGGTCGTCAGGGAGACCCGGGGAGCAGCCGATTTTATCTGTCGTTGGAAGACGACCTAATGCGGATTTTCGCCGGCGAGTGGGTCAAGAACATCCTTACCCGCATGGGGATGAAGGAGGGAGAGGCGATCGAGAGCAAGATGGTCACCCGCCGGATTGAAGGCGCCCAGAAGAAGGTCGAGGAGCGAAACTTCGAGATTCGCAAGAATCTGCTCGAGTACGACGAGGTCATGGACGAGCAGCGGAAGCGGGTGTACGGCTACCGCCAGCGGATCCTCGACGGCGACAACTGCCGCGACCTGATGATCGAGATGATCGATCGCCAGATCGACCACGCCCTGGAGACGGTGCTCGACCCTGATTACGGCGCCGAGTCGTTCTCCGCGGCGGCGGGGGCGGCGCTGGGGGTGCAGCTCGAGCCGCGCGACTTCCGCAACACGAGCGCCGACGACGCCGTGCGATTGGCGTTTGCCGAGGCCGCACGGCAGGCCGAGTCGCAGGTGTACGACGCCATCGAGGAGAACCTCCCCTCGGACGACGAGGAGGATCAGTGGAACTGGAACGCGCTTGCGCACTGGTCGAACACTCGCTGGGGCACGAACTATCGCGACCGCGATCTCAAGAAGATCGGCCGCGCCATGCTCGACGAGCAGCTCGTACACGACGCTCGCAAGGCGCTCGACGGGGTCGATCTGGGGCCCTGCGCCCGGTATTTGGAGCCCGATCACGGCGTCAAGACCGCGTGTGCGTGGCTTCGCGACAAGTTTGCCGTGGAACTTTCTCCCGCCGACATGGGGGCGATCGAGCCGAAGGAATTCCGCCGGCTGGCCCTCGAGCGGGCCCGAGCCGCCTACGACGAACGAGAGTCGGAGTTTCCCGTCCTGGCCGGCCTGGTGCGATTCGCCCAGCGTGACGCCACGGGGCAGAAGGTGGGGCTGCATCGCGAGGAGCTCGTCGCCTGGGTCAAGCAGCGGTTCGGCGTCGACATGTCGCTCGACGACCTGCGCAGCAAGCAGCGCGACGAGGTCGTCAAGATGCTCGTCGAGTACAGCCGGCAGAGCAGCCGCCGGGCGAATGAACTGGCCCTAGAAGGCGCTCGTCGCGTCGACGCCCTGTTTGCCGAGGGAGGTTCGCAGACGACTCTCGGCCAAGCGACCGGTAACAACGGCAAACTGGACGATCTGGCCGGCTGGCTCCGCGAGGCGTGCCAGTGCGAGGTCGACCAGCAGCAACTCGCCAAGCTCGACCAGGACGAGGCCCGCCGTCGCGTGATGCAGGCGATCGAGGACCGCTACCGTCCTGAGATGCGCCGTCTGGAACGGTCGCTGTTGTTGCAAATTCTCGACCAGGGGTGGAAAGAGCACCTGCTGACGATGGACCATCTGCGCTCGAGCGTCGGCTTGCGCGGCTATGCCCAGGTCGATCCGAAGGTCGAGTACAAGCGCGAAGGGATGCGACTGTTCGAGGAGATGTGGCGTTCGGTGGGGAACTACGTCACCGATCTCATCTTCAAAATGGAACAACTCGACGAGGGTTTCGTCGGCAGCACCTGGAAAGAGTCGGCCGCGATTCACGAAGAGGCTCCCGCCGCGGCCCAGATGTCCGAGCAGCAGCGGGCCGCGATCGAGGGGAGCGAGGGGCAGACCAAGGTCGAGCCGATTCGCAATCGCGAGGAAAAGGTGGGCCGCAACGCCCCCTGCCCGTGCGGCAGCGGCAAGAAGTACAAGAACTGCTGCGGCGCCCGCGGCGGTTGA
- a CDS encoding ABC transporter ATP-binding protein: MNAIQIRNLQKSYRVYQKKEGLGASLAGLFRREYRTVEAVKGIDLDVAAGEFVAFLGPNGAGKTTTLKLLSGVISPTGGEATVLGHVPWRRENDYRRRFALVMGQKNQLWWDLPAQESFKLHQKIYRIDPAAFERSRDELCDLLDIRRLLSQPVRELSLGERMKMELTAALLHSPEVLFLDEPTIGLDVIAQHNIQQFLKHYQRERKITILLTSHYMKDVAALCKRVVVIARGEIVYDGSLAGIVDRFSGHKVLTVQFADGEVPGDLARYGEVLETAAPKARLRVERASIAKTLSAVLAAHAVEDVSVEDPPLEEVIAEMFARSEQSHAGERDAAQEPART, encoded by the coding sequence ATGAACGCCATCCAGATCCGTAACCTGCAGAAGTCCTACCGCGTCTATCAGAAAAAGGAAGGGCTGGGAGCTTCGCTGGCCGGGCTGTTCCGCCGCGAGTATCGCACCGTCGAGGCGGTCAAGGGGATCGATCTCGACGTCGCGGCAGGGGAGTTCGTCGCCTTCCTGGGCCCCAACGGCGCCGGCAAGACGACCACCCTCAAGCTCTTGTCGGGAGTGATCAGCCCCACCGGGGGCGAGGCGACCGTGCTGGGGCACGTCCCGTGGCGACGCGAAAACGACTATCGCCGCCGGTTTGCGCTGGTCATGGGGCAAAAGAACCAACTCTGGTGGGACCTCCCCGCCCAGGAGTCGTTCAAGCTTCATCAGAAGATCTACCGCATCGACCCCGCCGCGTTCGAGCGGTCTCGCGACGAATTGTGCGACCTGCTCGACATTCGCCGGTTGCTGTCGCAACCGGTGCGCGAACTGTCGCTGGGCGAGCGAATGAAGATGGAGCTGACCGCGGCGCTGCTCCACTCGCCCGAAGTGCTGTTTCTCGATGAACCGACGATTGGGCTCGACGTGATCGCCCAGCACAACATCCAACAATTCCTCAAGCACTACCAACGCGAGCGGAAGATCACGATCCTGCTCACGAGCCACTACATGAAGGACGTCGCCGCGCTTTGCAAGCGGGTGGTCGTCATCGCCCGCGGCGAGATCGTGTACGACGGGTCGCTGGCGGGGATCGTCGACCGGTTCAGCGGACACAAGGTGCTGACCGTGCAGTTCGCCGACGGCGAGGTTCCCGGCGATCTCGCGCGTTACGGCGAGGTGCTGGAAACCGCGGCTCCCAAGGCCCGGTTGCGGGTCGAGCGGGCGTCGATCGCCAAGACGCTGTCGGCCGTTCTGGCAGCCCACGCGGTCGAGGACGTGAGCGTCGAGGACCCGCCGCTCGAGGAGGTCATCGCCGAGATGTTCGCTCGCAGCGAGCAGTCGCACGCGGGCGAGCGCGACGCCGCGCAGGAACCGGCGCGAACCTGA
- a CDS encoding 3-deoxy-D-manno-octulosonic acid transferase produces MSRPIGWLLNCCYAAVIMMASPVISWRMLRQGKYRTGFAAKFLGRVPVRSGEAPCIWLHAVSVGEVNLLATTIAELRRQRPDCDIVVSTTTVTGFELARKKYAAYTVCYCPLDFSWACAAAVNRLRPNLLVLAELELWPNLIAAAKRGGAKVAIVNGRLSDASFRGYRRLRPLVARVLRQLDLVAVQDEETRARFATLGAKPQSLFVTGSVKFDGAETNRGNPRTVALKSLAGIRNADRVVLAGSTQAPEEQYAIDVLRRRMATGVDGAGEGSLRLILVPRHAERFEDVAQLVAASGLPWTRRSQLGGPVGDSLRESPATLGESRRHSGPPWQILLVDAIGELGAWWGTADVGFVGGSFGSRGGQNMLEPAAYGVPTCFGPNTWNFRDIVRRLLAVDGARVVRNAGELEEFVNRTLDEPHEAAALGARARQLVLSQQGATRRTVELLGPLVAEPIASAVDAREQAA; encoded by the coding sequence ATGTCGCGCCCCATCGGTTGGCTGCTGAACTGCTGCTACGCGGCCGTCATCATGATGGCGTCGCCGGTCATCTCTTGGCGCATGTTGCGGCAGGGCAAATACCGCACGGGGTTTGCCGCCAAGTTCTTGGGTCGCGTTCCTGTGCGCAGCGGAGAGGCGCCCTGCATCTGGCTCCATGCGGTAAGCGTCGGCGAGGTCAACCTGCTCGCCACGACGATCGCCGAGTTGCGGCGGCAGCGACCCGATTGCGACATCGTCGTCTCGACGACGACAGTCACTGGGTTCGAGCTGGCGCGGAAGAAATATGCCGCGTACACGGTGTGTTATTGCCCGCTCGATTTCTCTTGGGCGTGCGCCGCGGCGGTGAACCGCCTGAGGCCGAACTTGTTGGTGCTGGCGGAGCTTGAGTTGTGGCCCAACCTGATCGCGGCGGCAAAGCGCGGGGGGGCGAAGGTCGCAATCGTCAACGGGCGATTGAGCGACGCCAGTTTTCGCGGATACCGCCGCCTGCGGCCGCTCGTGGCCCGAGTGCTGCGACAACTCGATCTGGTCGCGGTGCAGGACGAGGAGACTCGTGCGCGGTTCGCGACGCTGGGCGCCAAGCCGCAGTCGCTCTTCGTCACCGGTTCGGTGAAATTCGACGGAGCGGAGACTAATCGAGGCAATCCACGAACTGTGGCGCTCAAGTCGCTCGCGGGGATCAGGAACGCCGATCGGGTGGTTCTTGCCGGCAGCACGCAAGCTCCCGAGGAACAGTATGCGATCGACGTGCTCCGCCGGCGAATGGCGACCGGCGTCGACGGGGCAGGGGAGGGCTCGTTGCGGCTGATCCTCGTCCCGCGACATGCCGAACGGTTCGAGGACGTCGCGCAGTTGGTTGCGGCCAGCGGATTGCCCTGGACGCGGCGGTCGCAGCTTGGGGGCCCCGTGGGCGACTCTCTCCGAGAGTCGCCGGCAACTCTCGGAGAGAGTCGCCGGCATAGCGGCCCGCCGTGGCAAATTCTGTTGGTCGACGCGATCGGCGAGCTCGGCGCGTGGTGGGGGACGGCCGACGTCGGGTTCGTGGGGGGCAGCTTCGGCAGCCGCGGCGGGCAAAATATGCTCGAACCCGCGGCCTACGGCGTGCCGACCTGTTTCGGGCCCAACACCTGGAACTTCCGCGACATCGTGCGACGGCTGCTGGCCGTTGATGGTGCGCGGGTCGTCCGCAACGCCGGCGAACTGGAGGAGTTCGTCAACCGTACGCTCGACGAGCCGCACGAGGCCGCGGCGCTTGGCGCACGGGCGCGACAACTCGTCTTGTCGCAACAGGGGGCGACGCGGCGAACAGTCGAACTGCTCGGGCCGCTCGTCGCCGAGCCCATCGCCTCGGCGGTCGACGCCCGCGAGCAAGCGGCGTAG
- a CDS encoding endonuclease, translating to MIFLSRVAVAAVVALLALRPAAAPADAYDPSPTYYSTATGTGATLKNQLHDIIDGHTVHSYDAARTLLQVTDRDPTNANRIILVYNRVSLDISNLGGSIPGWDSGVSWNREHVWPQARGVGSSGPDSSDLHMLRPSNPQLNNDRGNLNFGGAYGQAYGVKIDGGNQVWYPGDADAGMIARQSFYMAVRYDGSDGSTTNLELVNGAPALTGSSTTMGDLARMLEWHYLVPPDEFERRRNQTVFGYQNNRNPFVDRPEYAWSVFANQNNDSQLALAGATLGSNGGSTLAVDLGRVLVGAPTPAAQTVTLNKTGAAGTYFEVVASGAATSSVTGRYNAFATGGAGSRSISVGLSTSTATAGLKSGTVVVDNLDVTTGSGLGRGAQDANDVVQISLAVLDHAKPSFQGLAQTTALSYDFGSIIAGGPAPTFSFDIFNLASTAGYTAALELDQIFGSGDTAALTINAAPFTGAAALAAGEHRSFLAALNPAAVGDFAVTYTFSFSDENLPGAVNLGTMQLMLTGSVVVAADSADFTDDGFVDGADFLVWQRHAGTLAGATRAQGDANGDGSVTADDLVVWQSQFGDSPDSLVHAAAVPEPATLSLAALSLFLAPFAARRRRRTPTCRCSPLRSRSRLSKLT from the coding sequence ATGATCTTCCTGTCTCGTGTCGCCGTCGCGGCAGTCGTCGCGCTGCTCGCGCTCCGGCCGGCAGCCGCGCCGGCCGACGCGTACGATCCATCGCCGACCTATTACTCCACCGCGACCGGCACAGGCGCTACGCTCAAGAATCAACTGCACGACATCATCGACGGGCACACGGTCCACTCGTACGATGCTGCGCGCACGTTGCTTCAAGTCACCGATCGCGATCCGACCAACGCCAATCGCATCATCCTGGTCTACAACCGCGTCTCGCTCGACATTTCCAATCTGGGGGGCAGCATCCCGGGGTGGGACAGCGGCGTCTCGTGGAATCGCGAGCACGTGTGGCCGCAGGCCCGCGGGGTCGGTTCCAGCGGCCCGGATTCGAGCGATCTCCACATGCTCCGCCCGAGCAATCCGCAACTTAACAACGATCGCGGCAACCTCAACTTCGGCGGCGCCTACGGACAGGCGTACGGCGTGAAAATCGACGGCGGCAACCAAGTGTGGTACCCCGGCGACGCCGACGCGGGGATGATCGCCCGGCAGTCGTTTTATATGGCGGTGCGCTACGACGGGTCCGACGGCAGCACGACGAACCTGGAACTGGTCAACGGGGCGCCCGCGCTGACCGGTTCCAGCACCACGATGGGCGACTTGGCGCGCATGTTGGAGTGGCACTATCTGGTCCCTCCCGACGAGTTTGAACGCCGCCGCAACCAAACCGTCTTCGGCTACCAGAACAATCGCAATCCGTTCGTCGATCGGCCTGAGTACGCATGGTCGGTCTTCGCCAACCAGAACAACGACAGCCAACTCGCGCTGGCCGGCGCGACCCTCGGCAGCAACGGCGGTTCGACGTTGGCGGTTGATTTGGGACGGGTGCTCGTCGGCGCCCCGACCCCCGCCGCCCAGACGGTCACGCTCAACAAGACCGGCGCCGCCGGGACGTATTTCGAAGTCGTCGCCAGCGGCGCCGCGACCAGTTCGGTCACGGGACGCTACAACGCCTTCGCGACGGGAGGCGCCGGCAGCCGCTCGATCTCCGTCGGGCTGAGCACCAGCACGGCGACCGCCGGACTGAAGTCCGGGACCGTCGTGGTCGACAATCTCGACGTCACGACCGGCTCCGGACTCGGCCGCGGCGCCCAGGACGCCAACGACGTGGTGCAGATCTCGCTGGCCGTGCTCGACCACGCGAAGCCGTCGTTCCAGGGGCTCGCCCAAACGACCGCCCTCAGTTACGACTTCGGCTCGATCATCGCGGGAGGGCCCGCCCCGACGTTCTCGTTCGACATCTTCAATCTCGCGTCGACCGCCGGCTACACGGCCGCCTTGGAACTCGATCAGATCTTCGGCAGCGGCGATACGGCCGCACTGACCATCAACGCCGCCCCCTTCACCGGCGCCGCTGCGCTCGCCGCGGGCGAACACCGCTCGTTCCTCGCCGCGCTGAATCCCGCCGCAGTCGGCGACTTTGCCGTGACCTACACGTTCAGCTTCTCCGACGAGAACCTTCCCGGCGCCGTCAACCTCGGCACGATGCAACTCATGCTGACCGGCTCAGTCGTCGTCGCCGCGGATTCCGCCGATTTCACCGACGACGGCTTTGTCGACGGCGCCGACTTCCTCGTCTGGCAGCGCCATGCGGGGACGCTCGCGGGCGCCACGCGCGCCCAAGGCGACGCAAACGGCGACGGCAGCGTAACGGCCGACGATCTGGTCGTATGGCAATCGCAATTCGGCGACTCCCCGGACAGCTTGGTCCACGCCGCGGCCGTCCCCGAACCCGCGACGCTCTCGCTCGCGGCCCTGTCCCTCTTCCTGGCCCCCTTCGCCGCCCGTCGCCGCCGTCGTACGCCGACCTGCCGTTGTTCGCCTCTCCGTAGCCGTTCTCGGCTTTCGAAACTGACTTAG
- a CDS encoding HAMP domain-containing protein, translating into MPTPAILHSLFRSIRFRIAGWNALAVAAITLLALLGLRQAVKWTLLREIDQILEEDVRIIELAVRETPAGDLESLLDELRRKTVGHAKHGWFVSLTDVEGRTVWSSEDERAEKSNNAERPSRGADEHESLRVTRTAAPANALGIADVELGCSLDMFRQDLSRLDRILGGIAALILLAAPFCGYWLAGIATKDLESLTATAARLRPARLDERLPYHGANDEFDRLALTINGLLDRIAAYLAEKRSFLANAAHELRTPIAAIRSSIEVALGADRSKDDYRHLLEELIEETASLETLVNQVLLLSEATGALERDVRGEAPLSSIVAKSVEMFHGVAEQKGVRLAASIAEGIVVPGDKQHLRQVVNNLVDNAVKYCRIGEEVIVSLADDPARRAVVLEVRDTGPGIVADDVPRVFERFFRGDRARQRNETRGTGLGLSICQTIVEAHGGTIRCDSREGAGATFTVSLPSGQRT; encoded by the coding sequence ATGCCGACTCCCGCCATTCTCCATTCGCTGTTCCGCTCGATTCGATTTCGGATCGCCGGCTGGAACGCGCTGGCGGTGGCGGCGATCACGCTGCTGGCGCTCCTCGGCTTGCGTCAGGCCGTGAAGTGGACGTTGCTGCGCGAGATCGATCAGATTCTGGAGGAAGACGTCCGCATCATCGAGCTGGCCGTCCGCGAAACGCCCGCGGGTGATCTCGAGTCGCTCCTCGACGAGTTGCGACGCAAGACGGTCGGGCACGCGAAGCACGGCTGGTTCGTCTCGCTCACCGACGTCGAGGGGCGGACGGTTTGGAGCAGCGAGGACGAGAGAGCCGAGAAATCGAACAACGCGGAGCGCCCCTCGCGAGGCGCCGACGAGCACGAATCGCTGCGGGTCACTCGCACGGCGGCCCCGGCGAATGCGCTGGGAATTGCGGACGTCGAACTGGGATGCTCGCTCGATATGTTCCGCCAGGACTTGTCGAGGCTCGATCGGATCCTCGGCGGGATCGCGGCGTTGATCCTGCTGGCCGCCCCGTTTTGCGGGTATTGGCTGGCGGGGATCGCCACGAAAGACCTTGAGTCGCTGACCGCCACCGCCGCTCGGCTGAGACCGGCCCGACTCGACGAGCGGCTCCCCTACCACGGCGCAAATGACGAGTTCGACCGGCTCGCGCTGACGATCAACGGTCTGCTGGATCGGATCGCAGCGTATCTCGCCGAGAAGCGGTCCTTCCTGGCCAATGCCGCCCACGAATTGCGAACCCCGATCGCGGCGATCCGCAGTTCGATCGAGGTCGCCCTGGGAGCCGATCGCTCGAAGGACGACTATCGCCATTTGCTCGAGGAATTGATCGAGGAGACCGCCTCGCTGGAGACGTTGGTCAATCAGGTGCTGCTGTTGTCCGAAGCGACCGGTGCGCTGGAGCGGGACGTTCGCGGCGAAGCCCCGCTCAGTTCGATCGTCGCCAAGAGCGTCGAGATGTTTCACGGAGTCGCCGAGCAAAAGGGGGTGCGGCTCGCGGCGTCGATCGCCGAGGGGATCGTCGTGCCGGGGGACAAGCAGCACCTGCGGCAAGTCGTCAACAACCTGGTCGACAACGCCGTAAAGTACTGTCGCATTGGGGAAGAAGTGATCGTGTCGCTCGCCGACGACCCGGCGCGACGAGCCGTCGTGCTGGAGGTCCGCGACACGGGACCGGGCATCGTCGCCGACGACGTTCCCCGCGTCTTTGAGCGGTTTTTTCGCGGCGATCGCGCCCGCCAGCGCAATGAGACCCGCGGCACGGGCTTGGGGCTGAGCATCTGCCAGACGATCGTCGAGGCCCACGGCGGCACGATTCGCTGCGACAGCCGCGAAGGCGCGGGGGCGACCTTCACCGTCTCGCTGCCCAGCGGCCAGCGGACGTAA